From Herpetosiphon gulosus, one genomic window encodes:
- a CDS encoding rhodanese-like domain-containing protein, which produces MIPVNLTTQRPITTPIPILTTDEVVRLQTADPPLILVEALPLMHYQAAHLPGAVNIPADQIVRLAPMLLPDKAAVIAVYCSNHACGTAQHVATRLVQLGYRQVFHYQGGKQAWMLAGHPLEGQS; this is translated from the coding sequence GCAACGCCCGATCACCACCCCAATTCCGATCCTTACGACGGATGAGGTGGTGCGTCTTCAGACGGCGGACCCGCCGCTCATCCTCGTTGAAGCGCTGCCCTTGATGCACTATCAGGCAGCGCATTTGCCGGGCGCGGTCAATATTCCTGCCGATCAGATCGTGCGCCTAGCCCCAATGCTCCTGCCAGACAAAGCGGCGGTCATTGCCGTGTATTGCTCCAACCATGCGTGTGGAACAGCCCAGCACGTCGCCACGCGGCTTGTCCAGCTTGGCTACCGGCAGGTCTTCCATTACCAAGGTGGCAAACAAGCATGGATGCTTGCGGGACATCCACTTGAAGGCCAATCATAA